A single genomic interval of Penicillium psychrofluorescens genome assembly, chromosome: 2 harbors:
- a CDS encoding uncharacterized protein (ID:PFLUO_003518-T1.cds;~source:funannotate) encodes MAVDAMEIDSHPLVHRDAERKRKHKNKDKDSSPTKKRKQTDAPREKSKKTKDPESGESESPFALTTATLYLPLAPVSISPTHALASLLAEHLSPLLLTYYPPLKGIILAYSNSSISSKPPNSAARSSADPNPQPLTLATTADEYGVLYVYLTATFLVFRPKRGQTLEGWVNVQSEGFMGAVVLNLFSVGIERKRLPTNWKWVPPGEEGGSKTIRSAEATDDESSDNEGGFDSAKEQFQPATLAAEEIPLDGEDEDDESATGYFQSVSGHRVHGSVKFRVVDIDVIPGSDRDRGFMSIEGSMLSAEEEETLVEAERQGHAMPLSFISSSTRASSAIPISNVPPASAVQDVSVVEIDADQDKKKKSKSKSKKKDKEKAN; translated from the coding sequence ATGGCCGTCGACGCAATGGAAATCGACAGCCACCCCCTCGTCCACAGAGACGCCGAGCGCAAACGCAAACACAAGAACAAAGACAAGGACTCATCACCGACCAAAAAGCGCAAGCAAACGGATGCACCGCGagaaaagagcaaaaagaCCAAAGACCCCGAGTCGGGAGAATCCGAGTCTCCCTTCGCgctcaccaccgccacccTCTACCTACCTCTCGCACCCGTCTCCATTTCGCCGACGCATGCGCTCGCCTCGCTCCTGGCCGAGCATCTCTCCCCACTGCTGCTGACCTACTACCCTCCGCTGAAGGGGATCATTCTGGCCTACTCGAATTCCTCTATCTCCAGCAAGCCGCCCAATTCTGCAGCCAGATCCTCCGCAGACCCGAACCCTCAACCACTCACTCTCGCCACGACAGCTGACGAGTACGGCGTGCTGTATGTGTACCTAACGGCCACGTTCCTGGTGTTTCGTCCCAAGCGCGGACAGACCCTGGAAGGGTGGGTGAATGTGCAGTCAGAGGGATTCATGGGCGCAGTTGTGCTCAACTTGTTCTCTGTCGGCATTGAGCGCAAGCGCCTCCCCACGAACTGGAAGTGGGTGCCGCCGGGCGAAGAGGGCGGCAGCAAGACAATAAGGTCCGCAGAAGCTACAGATGATGAATCCTCTGATAATGAGGGTGGTTTCGATTCCGCCAAAGAGCAGTTTCAGCCTGCTACACTGGCCGCGGAGGAGATTCCGCtcgatggcgaggacgaggacgatgagtCGGCGACGGGCTACTTCCAGTCTGTTTCGGGCCATCGTGTGCACGGCTCTGTGAAGTTCCGCGTGGTGGATATCGATGTTATCCCCGGATCAGATCGGGATCGCGGGTTCATGAGTATCGAGGGGTCGATGCtgtccgccgaggaagaggagacaCTGGTGGAGGCTGAGCGGCAGGGCCATGCGATGCCGTTGTCGTTTAtctcttcgtcgacgagggcgagcagCGCGATTCCTATCTCCAATGTGCCGCCCGCGTCGGCTGTACAGGATGTCTCCGTGGTGGAGATCGATGCCGAccaagac